The following nucleotide sequence is from Bactrocera oleae isolate idBacOlea1 chromosome 2, idBacOlea1, whole genome shotgun sequence.
GTAATCTTCTAAATgttaattatttcataattaacAACTAACGGAGATCGTGCGCATTCTCTTTGCTAaccgttaaaatttttttaagttagttcattttataaataatttaaaaatagtaataaataatatcgttgacatacaagcatacatacatatgtatatacataaatatggtatataaagtAGTTTATTGTTATGCGACAAATTGGATTGCATGCTAGAGTTGtataaataattgttgttgtaaatatttacattgcgAGTTGTATCAACTCAATTCGATTCGCTTTAAAATAGTCATAGTCATGTACAAACgtttcacacaaatacacacacacgcgtacCCACATGCAAGCAACAGCACGAACTTAATGATTTCGCAATGGCACCAGATGTGCCTCGGAATTGATTACCCATTTATCTAAGTCGATCTCCTTGCGATTATCGCTAAATAATAGATAGAAATACTTAAGCGTTTCACCCAACCAAAAGCTTTCCATCATATCACGCAGTCTTGTATTGAATATATGCTTGACATTGCCAATGGACGTGTAACCGTAGGCCACTTTGGTGTGCTTCTCGAATGCTTGGAATATATTCCAGCCCATATCCTGATAGGTGCGATTGCCGGTTaaggcataaaaataatataagctTTCTACGAATTCGGGACGCAAAAGATTATGCGCATCATTGGGTTTCACATAAATCTCCTGCTCTTCATTTGTGGTGAGCGCAAAGTAGGATATTTCCGGCGCCAATTGTGTCGGCTGACGCATATATGTTTGATAGCAGGTTTCGAGCAGATCACGTGCGAGCAACAAATGTGAGGTGGGCATGCCGAATTTGTGGCCCAACAACAGTGTGCCCGGCAAATAGCAAGTGAGATGATCCATTTTTGGTTTGAAATCTTTGCCATTTATCAATTCACCAATGTAGACATGCTGCTCTTTGGGCGTACGACGCAGCAGCTTCGTAAGCACACCGTCAATTGCGCGCATATAATCCACAATTAGACTGTGTAGAGGTGGATAAGTGAATTAGGTGAAGTTTTATGTAAAGTTAGTACACAGATATTACAAATACTTACAAATCATCGGTTTTCCGCCCGGTCTGTAGCCACTGCTTTAGCAGATACTCATAATAGGAGTCACCACGTGCGCCCAGTGAGATTGTGGCGTAATTTCTGAATGTGCCGGTGTTGGCGTTGATAAATATTGGCACGAGACCGCTAGTTTTCTCCAAAGCATGCACTTTCTTATTAACTGCATGCGTTACCTgttaccaacaaaaaaaaaaaaaatttgggacCTTATACAGTTTGAAAAACGCAAAAACTTACTTTTTCATAAATCGGTATATTAGTCGAACGACTGAGATCCCGAAATTCTAATTGTATTGTTGTAACCTCGCTAGTTGAACTGTCCGGCGACCATTTGGGTGAATGCGCTGACATTGAAGCCAGATTTACATCCGAATATGGTATGCCCGAGGGGGAGAGGAAACATGGCAGCATACGATTGCCCAATTCGATCTTTTAGAAAGTAACACATATATAAAGATCGTTAAATTTAAACCTCAAgtgtattacaaaaacaacgcaCCGACTTGCTCAGAAACATTTTATCGCCACTCAGGTGATAAGCCGACAGCAAACCACCCAATATACGTATTGTCACCTCGAACAGATTTACATCACGATTGATATCAAATGTCAAGAAATTGCTAACCCACTCGCGACCTTCAGTAAATTCTgttgtaaaagaaaaacgtttaaaaaatatttatttatgtaaaagttaaaattttcgatttacCATCCTCCAAACCCATTATGTACATTGTGTCCAATGAGTCCACTATCGTCAAACCCAAACCGAACCAATCGTGTGAACTTTGCGATAACGGTTTTAGATTGTCATGACCCCAAGCGTATTTTTTATAACCATTCCAGGAATGCTTAAAAGCGGCTACAACAGCAGTCTGCCGCTCATTGGTTGCACCATGGAAATGCTGTTTTTGCGCTACCAACTTGGCATCCATATTATTGATATAATCTGTAATTAAAACGTTATTGGTTCCGGGCACCACCCGTGGGTTGAGTACCGCTGCTTCCAAGGCGGCACGATCATTGTCTTCACCACCGCCAGATTGTGCTTCGACAGCAGGTTCATCGATGCGATTATCATTGTTTTCTTGTATGCTTATTTTGTTGGGAAATTCGACTAAAGGTCCTTGTAATAAACTTTCCTTCGGACCTTCTTCGACATGGTGCAGATTACCGTCGCTTTTCTTATTGAGATTGGGCGTGTCGAGCACCTTTAtctggaaaataataaaatggtaAAATATTGTTATGAATTTTGTGAAAGTAAGCAAAGTAAAATTGCTTTGGCGTGATTTGTTTGGTTTAATAAGCAGCACATGCTTGCAGATTATATAAGTAAGCATAGATGACCGGTAATCAAACAATTGTTacgtcaaaaatatttaataatttttgttgattgcagAAGTATTGTACAAAACCTTGTCAATATCTTGCCGTATCTCACAAAAGTCatttaaaaaacagaaaaaacgttaagtttccctacaagaacttggtttttTACGTTGTTTGTAGGTGCcattctatagtggtccgattggAAATATTTCTTCTGATATTGTAGCGTGTAGCCTAGGGcaataatatgtgccaaatttcgtggagatatctcgtaaaataaaaactattttgatcgtcagtttgtatggcgagAAAaggatttcatttaaaaaaccCGCAGTTAGCATTTAtacggatagacggacatgaTCAGCTAGTCAcgctaattatttatatatagaatcTACGACGTTTCATTGTGGgtcttacaaactttgtggcaaacttaatatgatAACCATGATCAGTGTTTACAAAAATCGAATCCGATTGACTTAACAAAtcatgtgtaaatattttattacttccgATTTACCGCATgcggaaattaatttttgtctatcttttatgtacttgtatgtgtgttatGTACTTGTGAACATGTgtgcatatttgtatttattcaaCATTTGTTAAAACCCATTTGATTGGCTTGTGGCGACAAGTATTATTTGCCGTGGCTTTCTATGATAAGATAAGGTTTGTGGAGGCCTACAGATACCACTCGACATTGCATACGCCCActgattttatgtttatttgcttGTATTGTAAATATACTCACGTCTTTAAATACCGGCGCATTGTCATTTGAGAATGACAGCGGTGGTGGTCCAATATCTTGCAAAGGGTTATTCAgatttttattaagattttcCGCATCTAGCGCGTTCAAACTATCGCTAAGCCCATTCTGCACTAAACCGGCACTGTTTGCCACCTCACGATTTTCGCGATATAAGAAACTGCCGCCGTTATTGCCAATTAATCTGCTATTCTCTGCATCGATTTGGTCATTATATAAAACTAAGACTAATGTTAAGCATAACGCCAGCACGGCTAAAATGATAAGGTTGCGTTGGCAACGTGGTAATTGATTCCAAgactgcaaaacaaaaaaaagaacaataCACTCTTTGTTCAGTTGCGAAATTTTGGTTAATACATTtagcatatatctatatacatatatggggaTACGTACTCGTCGCAAGCTACGTCGTTGGGGCTGTTTCGTAGCGAGGCTGTCATCTTCCGTGTCGTTCACACCGACACCGGACAATGTTACCGAAATGTGATCGCTTTTATCCATCGCTCCGCAGAGGTATTATTACCACAAATTCCACACACAATTGACTTCCGACGCAGCTACTCGTCGAACCTTTACTGTTCCCAAACAAAGTACACCAATTCGCTTTTGCTTGCGTACAAAATCGATTTTATACCCTTTAATTTAGAATAGCACCAACAACATGATGACAGCGGGTAACCAGCGCATcaataatttatgatattttttatgcTGACTAACTTATCTGCAAATAATGCGATAATAAACGAAAGTAGAATCGTTAACCGCAGAAAATTTATCCATAACCACACGTAAACAATTTCCAAACACAAACCTAGGAAACCTTTTCTTTGCAACCAATTTTGACTACTgcctttacatttttttctgcttttagaAATTTACTTTGCTACAGGGTTGCATGTTGTCGTGCGAAGAGAATGTGTCAAACAAAGACTAATTTGGAAAGTGTAGAAAATTAGtactatttaaatttataattatttgacatacaaatgcatataataTTTGGAAATGTTTAAAACAAACCTTacacaaaaatactaaaagtcTGTTATTTCACGctgactaaaataaaaaaaaattttaatttttgaggcctccttagttgggggacctaaactatacatttaccactAAATTTAGAGTTTAGACTGACAAAAGAAAAGGAAAATCACAAGAAGCcgccaaatataaataattttatgtcaaaagacatatccatatgtatatgtatgtatatactgaaAGTTGTATTGCTAGAAATATCGCTCACTAATTGACTAATTCGTATAAAATTCCGTTTTAACTAAACTATTTTCGTtgaaatattgtattgtataaacaAAATCCAAGGCTATCAAATTGAATTTACCTTTCCGCGTTCTTAACAAATAAAAGACATTAGACTGTCAGTGATAACATTACGCAAAAGCAATAAATACTAACCGGCTGAAATATTTGTGCTGTCAATATAACAGCTccacattatttttttgtacataaaGAGGTAATGAATACAAGTCATTTAGTTGttataatgtaataaaataaattattttagcaGTCAATAGTAGTTGCATTTAGTACACCCATAAGTTCTATTCTAATTCCTGACCTGCTCAACTGGCAGAAACACTCTACATCCGGTCAACATTCTGTTTCCCTAGAAATAACGTACAAAAGCAATTTAGGATATCCGTTGCAATCCAGAAATTATTACAACTGTTTAATAAAACTTGTTTCTtctgttttataattttctattaataattGCCAAATTTATTACGaatcataaaatcaaaaagttacCAATAGTTTGTctgactatttatatatattgggtCAATGGACTAATGACGCCTTCCGAGAAGttaatttttcagtttcaaaaagacaaaaaagtcAGAGCCAAGTCTGGcagatacataaaatatttttatgtaaacacctacttatttacatatatatatgtgggtatatgtatgaaaaaatatttagggTGCTTTACttttacttatatacaaataattggAAATTAATACATCTTCGCAACTGCCGCACTCTTTGATCTAGCTGTAATTTGCAGTAGCATGttactataatttatatattactattataaaaaagaatattcaaagaaataaattgcctttctataattattttaattgtatttgtggtatatttgtatgaaaagtaataaatatttcaatacattAAATACAAGCATATTTGATACAGTTTAAAATACTAGCATATACCGCTTATTACactaaaaactataatatttgcATAAGTTCGTACAATATTTGTCGCTGTAAATATAGACAAGTTGTACACATTTAAAATAGTTGgtgaattgttttataaataccGAGCCTGCACAGAATTTGATTTTAACTCGGcaatacacacaaatacaaaattgatcaatagatatatatgtacacattgataatacaaatataattcatatacataaacatttacatacatacatatttaatacagAGGCTTTGTATGCCTTTAGCtacgatataaaaataaattaatgtaaatttGTGAAAGCATCATCATTTTCTCGTCTCAAAGCAGCGATCGCAAACACGCACCGGCTTGCCCAGCTGCCCCTGATCGTTGAGTAGTGGCAGTGTGTGTTCCGAGCATGTGTTACAGAAGATCTCACCGCAACTGCGACAATGGTGTTTTCGACGCGTCAGGCCGAATTCTTTCTTGCAAGCCATGCAATGTGTGGCAATTGAATCTGGCGCCCATATACCAGCACTACCCACCTCCGAGGGTGACTGCAACGACAGTTCAGACGATCGCAATTGCTGTTGCCTTCTTTCGCGATCTTCCAATTCGGAAACCTTCAATTTGTTAACGCTTAACTGTATGCCCAACTCTTCGAGTGTGGTTTGTGCCTCCGTCCATTGTGTGCGCATTTTGTCGAGATCTACTCGCAGCTTAGCATTCTGTTGTACATCGTCGGTGAGCGCTTTTATGCAATTTTGCTGTGAACTGATTTTCTCTTTCAGCTTTACTTCCTTCTCTTGTAACGAATGCCGCCACTCGCGTTCAATACGCGCCTCAGCTTCAGCGCGTGCGGCTCGCTCCTCGGATGCGGTCACCTGTGTGGACAATGTTTGTGAGGTATTCTTTAGTATTTCCCCCAAATTGCTTTTATCATTGTCCCATCTGTGTGTTGAGAAAGTGAAGAAAAATTGTGAATACAATTAAAAAggcgaaaattatttttattgttaataataatatattttgtgagAGTGTGAAATTGTGAGATCGAGCGTTGGAGTAAGgggaatattataaaatatataccccATGAAGCCAACTCACCTAACATACCTGTCCCTGTGGGCTGACCCCATTGACAAGGCATGTTTCCTAGACCTTCCGTTAGGTGATTTCGATTGGAAGTAATTTGCGCCTTTCCACCCAAACAAGGATTAGATATACGTTACAACAACATTGGCTAAGCATGTTCCCAACATGAACaagttttaaaatgaaattccgTAGATTTACTGTATGACACCGAAATCCGAATCAGAAAAGTACGTTTTTAGAACAGAACTGAAGCTTTTAATCCCTTTCTTGTCTTTGGGTTTGAAAGTTTTAGTTGTAACTCAATCTTATATATGAAACGTTTTTGTTGGGTTTGAGATTCACTTaatgttttcttcatattatCCTCCTGAAAAAATATCAAACCCACTTGACAGTTTCAACCTTATTTAAAGAGAACTTTTAGTAGAGATATTAAGGGATTATGGGTAATGCAAATCGTTAAATGATAGCAATATCTAATATGAAGCATTTTGGAAAGTTCAAATATACGATTCTCGGAAAAAGCGGTATATTCGCATACCATATCATAGGTATTAATCCGATAGAGCAGAAACGGGTTCCATCTGACTCAAATGGATCAAATGGAGACCAAATTAtgctttactttttatttccaattgaCACCGAAGAAAAAATGGTTAGGCGACCTTTTATGAATCCGAAAATCAAGCGAAACACCACAGGTTTAATTTGagttaaaacaaaacaattattttaaacaatatcaCATGATATGTAAACGATATCACATGATTATCTTTATACCCTAAGCAGGGTTATTTACAAAGTtcgtaacatccagaaggaaacgtccgagatcatataaagtatatattatatatggtataagtgaTCAGCGTAAGGAGCTGAATCGATATAGCCGTGTCCTTCTGTCTGTACGCGAACTATCCCTCAGTTTAtgggatatcgatctaaaattttagacatgtccttttcttcccatgaagctgcttatttgtcgaaaccgccgatatcggatctaTCAAACTTAAGTCCTTTGTAAgggaaactttttttgtttgacaagattTCTTTACGcaattcggcatagattattgtccaaggcaaggCTACAATCACCGAAAActttttcagatcggataactatagcatatagctgtcatttaaACTAATCAatcaaattcaaaagaaaaatatttttacacccGTTTATGCTgtaaaaaaatgcacctgtaaaggttgttgttgttgttgtagcgacaaaaACATTCCTGAAATAGTTTTGAAGGATGCCAGTCCTTGGCCAAATAAAAATTCGGGTCCGTTCCGGCATACGtagactgtcgtgggaacggcctgtgaagggtattatagcttcggtgcagccgattTTATATCTAACCATCTTAAGCACATATCTCAAAAATATTACGAGAAGATTCAAGTTGCTGAGGTGATGAAATTGAACAACATTTAAACGGGTGTTAGGTGAAATGGATTTTAGATCCGCATAATGGGAAAGATACTAAGGCACAACAGGTCTTCTTATATAGCGCGCTCAAAACTAATACTCTCACTTTCGATGCTCACAATTTCACACAACTTTTCTGAAATAACTCAAAAGCAAACGAAAATCTTACTTCTTCTCCAGCTGTGCAATTGTGCTGGCCATATCTTCCTTTTGACTCTCGAGCTTTGTGAGCAATTCGGTTTTATGTTTGAGCGAAGCATCACACTCCTAATTGCATGAAAATAGCAGAAAGGAAAGATGCACTCGTgaattaatattagttttaagtaaattatttattgactttattttaattttaattaatacatacatattacttaaatttaatttaattttactttcaatttatattttatataatacaatataatgtgCATTTATAAGGTTTGCTAGATAATCTTAGTACATATGATATTTAGAGCGGTAAATTtggaaaagtaaataacaaataacttaTATAATAAAGACTAGTTCAATAAACTGTTGCAATTCTTCTGTTTAGAGTACTGTTTGAAGTCCTAAAGTGAATCAAATACTGATTTTTCAATTTACACTTGTTTATAGTACTAGAGTTAATAAgccacatataatatttactagcgttcatttttaacaataataaaataataagtaattataattatataaagtaaatttaaataagcGATATACATGACATGAATCAAGCATTTgtgtatgcacacacatacaaattcaCTTTTAAAAGCTAAGTGTTtaatgataaataataaaataattttgactaGAAAATGACGCTGACTAGTTGATAATtccacatatattcatatggtTTTTGCTGCTATGaattttaaggggttatatccatttgtgaatttagaaaaatcgattttttttgtttgcatatcGCTTAGCGAATGTACGTATATTTAAGAATAATCTCTGAAAACTTGAAATTGATCCGACGAATAGTTTCGGAGAGAATAGCGtatttgtaaaattatgtttattttggtgtaatcggctcccaaacctttaaacacgtttttctcgaaacgctgtttttaaAGTCGGCGAGCAAAATTTCTCTGAAACGGCTGGATTGtgcgacttgaaattttcatctTCTCAGATATATTTGctaggtaatgatcgaagatttttgataaaaatttagtaaagtttttttcacaaaaaacgccTTTTTTTTGGaacgccgccattttgtgaaaaatcaaaatttttacgaGTCCCTCGATGATTACGTATATTTATCTATAGTactaatcattttttttttgggtttttgaattggtaaaaatgttaaaaggaAAAATCTTCTTCACCGCCAGACACTTTTTCATGGGGGTCCTTCTGAAGATTTCAttgaattcaatatttcaaaataaaatgaattattaatgtgcattaaattctgtaaatgtagtttatttttaatgcctcgtcacaaaaaaaaaataaataaataaaaaaaacgcttTTCTTCTGACTTGCAACTGGATATAACTCCTTTAAGTATAcctatttataagtatatatgtatatatgtatgtatgtatgtttagttGTTATAATCTATGATTTCTGAGTACTAAATTCCTCTGATTGGttttatgtgtacatacatagtaaCTTTTCGGTATATCTACGCACAGGTATTACATTTCtgtttacatgtatatatgtctgtatgttatCTGTAAGAATATAGCATTGTACTTTTGAATAGACTGCAGATATTTTGCGCTTTAACTTATAATTCAAATACATTTCAACATCCATATTTTTAACaacaatatatgtttgtatatgtagctaaatatgtatgtatgtaagtatgtatgtatttatctaGGCTTctaactttatattatatttgtattgtatgtacgaatttttactttcaaaatatCTCCTAAGTTAATAAAAAGGCCTGTAGTATGCGAATACGAGTATTGGTAATGACTGTTCACAGCTATAAAGACTTGAGTAAGCGTTAGCCATACTTTACGCTAACGACAATTAtacattattattgttgttgttctattttattattattattttgcttttttttgtgtttaaaattaaatatgattttaattaagACATTGAACTTTCATTTaacctttttttaaaattttcaaaaatatttttacataatctTTTGCAGCTTTGCAGCATCTAAACCCATACTTACACTAGTAGCAAGCCTATAGAAATCGCTAACGAAACTTTCAACAAGTTTTCTAAATGATTTTcgattattgttgtttttttttttttttgtaaaataaatgctTGACATCAagtaatgtttaatttaattaatgcttAATAAGTATCTAACATATTTTCAGTTTTAGATTTTCTCTTGCGACAAGGCATAGTCACTTTTGCAGGTGTCCATCGGCTTGTCCGGATAGGATTTGCCCACTTCGGTGAATGATTTCGCTGAAGTGGGTGTTTTGAGTTCGCCCTCAGCCTCTAGTTTGTCGGGTGCGACTGTTGCCGATGGTGACTTGCGATAATTATTGGGATTGAATGGTGGTATGGCGTCGACTTTCAAATGTAAACGCTTCACCGGTGGCCCAATGTCCTGCCGATGCTTTTTGGTAAGCGCTTCGAATTTTTGTAGATTTTGTTGACGTCGTGACGCGGGCGATTTATCGCCAACG
It contains:
- the alpha-Man-Ib gene encoding endoplasmic reticulum mannosyl-oligosaccharide 1,2-alpha-mannosidase, with translation MDKSDHISVTLSGVGVNDTEDDSLATKQPQRRSLRRSWNQLPRCQRNLIILAVLALCLTLVLVLYNDQIDAENSRLIGNNGGSFLYRENREVANSAGLVQNGLSDSLNALDAENLNKNLNNPLQDIGPPPLSFSNDNAPVFKDIKVLDTPNLNKKSDGNLHHVEEGPKESLLQGPLVEFPNKISIQENNDNRIDEPAVEAQSGGGEDNDRAALEAAVLNPRVVPGTNNVLITDYINNMDAKLVAQKQHFHGATNERQTAVVAAFKHSWNGYKKYAWGHDNLKPLSQSSHDWFGLGLTIVDSLDTMYIMGLEDEFTEGREWVSNFLTFDINRDVNLFEVTIRILGGLLSAYHLSGDKMFLSKSIELGNRMLPCFLSPSGIPYSDVNLASMSAHSPKWSPDSSTSEVTTIQLEFRDLSRSTNIPIYEKVTHAVNKKVHALEKTSGLVPIFINANTGTFRNYATISLGARGDSYYEYLLKQWLQTGRKTDDFLIVDYMRAIDGVLTKLLRRTPKEQHVYIGELINGKDFKPKMDHLTCYLPGTLLLGHKFGMPTSHLLLARDLLETCYQTYMRQPTQLAPEISYFALTTNEEQEIYVKPNDAHNLLRPEFVESLYYFYALTGNRTYQDMGWNIFQAFEKHTKVAYGYTSIGNVKHIFNTRLRDMMESFWLGETLKYFYLLFSDNRKEIDLDKWVINSEAHLVPLRNH